One genomic region from Aliarcobacter cryaerophilus ATCC 43158 encodes:
- the ispG gene encoding flavodoxin-dependent (E)-4-hydroxy-3-methylbut-2-enyl-diphosphate synthase, which yields MIKRYPTKQIKVGNVLIGGDAPISVQSMTFTKTSDVEATVEQIRKLHFAGADIVRVAVPHLEDAQALKEIKKQVDLPIVADIHFHYKLALIAAEVVDCIRINPGNIGDKKRVQEVVRACQNRNIPIRIGVNCGSLEKEFEDKYGQTARGMVASADYNIKYLEDLGFTDIKVSLKASDVQRTVEAYRLLRPMNNYPFHLGVTEAGTQFHSTIKSSIALGSLLLDGIGDTLRVSMTGELEEEIKVGRAILKDLGISKEGLNIISCPTCGRIEADLVSAVAQIEKRTSHIKTPLDVSVMGCVVNAIGEAKSADVAIAFGKGSGLVMKKGEIIAKLSGDALINRFVEEVEFEAKRKI from the coding sequence ATGATAAAAAGATACCCAACAAAACAGATAAAAGTAGGAAATGTTCTAATAGGTGGTGATGCACCAATTAGTGTACAATCAATGACATTTACAAAAACATCAGATGTAGAAGCAACAGTTGAGCAAATAAGAAAGCTTCATTTTGCAGGAGCTGATATTGTAAGAGTTGCTGTTCCACATCTTGAAGATGCACAAGCTTTAAAAGAGATAAAAAAACAAGTTGATTTACCAATAGTTGCAGATATTCACTTTCACTATAAGTTAGCTTTAATTGCTGCTGAAGTAGTTGATTGCATACGAATAAATCCTGGTAATATTGGAGATAAAAAAAGAGTACAAGAAGTAGTACGTGCTTGCCAAAATAGAAATATACCTATAAGAATTGGGGTAAACTGTGGAAGTTTAGAAAAAGAGTTTGAAGATAAATATGGACAAACAGCACGTGGAATGGTAGCAAGTGCAGATTACAACATAAAATATCTTGAAGATTTAGGTTTTACGGATATTAAAGTCTCATTAAAAGCTAGTGATGTTCAAAGAACAGTTGAAGCTTATAGACTTTTAAGACCTATGAATAACTATCCATTTCATTTAGGTGTAACAGAAGCTGGAACTCAATTTCACTCAACGATAAAATCATCAATTGCGCTAGGGAGTTTACTACTTGATGGAATAGGCGATACATTAAGAGTTTCAATGACTGGAGAGCTTGAAGAGGAGATAAAAGTCGGACGTGCTATTTTAAAAGATTTAGGTATCTCAAAAGAGGGTTTAAATATTATATCTTGTCCTACTTGTGGAAGAATAGAAGCCGATTTAGTAAGTGCAGTTGCCCAAATAGAAAAAAGAACTTCGCATATAAAAACTCCTCTTGATGTTTCAGTTATGGGTTGTGTTGTAAATGCTATTGGAGAGGCAAAAAGTGCAGATGTTGCTATTGCTTTTGGAAAAGGTAGTGGACTTGTTATGAAAAAAGGTGAAATAATTGCAAAATTAAGTGGAGATGCTTTAATTAATAGGTTTGTTGAAGAAGTTGAATTTGAAGCAAAAAGAAAAATATAA
- a CDS encoding replicative DNA helicase, with protein MDSIYSINIERAVLSSIFFNPEELEDVLGVLKPKDFYLPAHKSIFEAIVKLHSEDMPIDEDFVRNRVDKKEVNDGVLLEILSANPITNTSAYVKEIKDASVKRELATLATTIKKVAIEDEISANEALDTIQGELYKISTNSATSELKDMQTVTSDTLAYIEKMKKLGNKYLIGQTTGFEALDKKTTGFNEGDLVIIAARPAMGKTALVLNMALKNVEKGKGVIFFSLEMPAEQLMLRMLAAKTSIPLQNLRKGDMDDKEWSNLSAAFDDLNSKKLFVDDGGSININQLRARVRKLAQIQENNISLVVIDYLQLMQGLGNKDRHQEVSDISRGLKMLARELKIPIVALSQLNRGLESRPDKRPMLSDLRESGAIEQDADIIMFVYRDDVYKQRDEARKEKEAKDKGEDYKSKFIDKPIEEAEIIIGKQRNGPIGTVKLDFHKALTKFIDKDNEHYGQAPIEVVFESVVDVQKETKIDFPDGVL; from the coding sequence ATGGATAGTATTTATAGTATAAATATTGAAAGAGCAGTTTTAAGCTCAATATTTTTTAATCCAGAAGAGCTTGAAGATGTTTTAGGAGTTTTAAAACCAAAAGATTTTTATCTTCCTGCACATAAATCTATATTTGAAGCAATAGTTAAACTTCATAGTGAAGATATGCCAATTGATGAGGATTTTGTAAGAAATAGGGTTGATAAAAAAGAGGTAAATGATGGAGTTCTACTTGAGATTTTGAGTGCAAATCCTATTACAAATACATCTGCTTATGTAAAAGAGATAAAAGATGCTTCTGTTAAAAGAGAGTTAGCAACACTTGCAACAACTATAAAAAAAGTTGCAATTGAAGATGAAATTAGTGCAAATGAAGCTTTAGATACTATTCAAGGTGAGCTTTACAAGATATCTACAAATAGTGCAACAAGCGAATTAAAAGATATGCAAACAGTTACAAGTGATACTTTAGCATATATTGAAAAAATGAAAAAACTAGGAAACAAGTACCTAATAGGACAAACAACTGGTTTTGAAGCACTTGATAAAAAAACAACAGGTTTCAATGAAGGTGATTTAGTAATAATCGCTGCACGTCCAGCCATGGGTAAAACAGCACTTGTTTTAAATATGGCTTTAAAAAATGTAGAAAAAGGTAAAGGAGTTATATTTTTCTCACTTGAAATGCCAGCTGAACAGTTGATGCTAAGAATGCTTGCGGCAAAAACATCAATTCCTCTTCAAAATCTTAGAAAAGGTGATATGGATGATAAAGAGTGGTCAAATTTAAGTGCTGCTTTTGATGATTTAAACTCAAAAAAACTTTTTGTAGATGATGGTGGAAGTATAAATATTAACCAACTTCGAGCAAGAGTGAGAAAATTAGCACAAATTCAAGAAAATAATATCAGTCTTGTTGTAATTGATTACCTTCAACTAATGCAAGGTTTGGGAAATAAAGATAGACATCAAGAAGTTTCAGATATTTCTAGAGGTTTAAAAATGCTTGCACGTGAGCTTAAAATTCCTATTGTTGCTCTTTCTCAACTTAATCGTGGGCTTGAAAGTAGACCTGATAAAAGACCAATGCTAAGTGACTTAAGAGAATCTGGAGCAATCGAGCAAGATGCTGATATTATAATGTTTGTTTACAGAGATGATGTTTATAAACAAAGAGATGAAGCAAGAAAAGAGAAAGAGGCTAAAGATAAAGGTGAAGATTATAAATCAAAATTTATAGATAAGCCAATTGAAGAGGCTGAAATAATTATAGGAAAACAAAGAAATGGACCAATAGGTACAGTAAAACTAGATTTTCATAAGGCTTTAACTAAATTTATTGACAAGGATAATGAACACTATGGACAAGCTCCAATAGAAGTTGTATTTGAATCAGTAGTAGATGTACAAAAAGAGACAAAAATAGATTTTCCTGATGGCGTTTTATAA
- a CDS encoding PepSY-associated TM helix domain-containing protein, with product MHKTIWFKIHWFFGFVFGILLLLVGVSGAILSYEKEILQAINKDTYFVNIPQDKQILSTKEILEKYQSQNPDSKINSISFSSDKSSSVVLNIASKDLNNRRGESIYLNPYTAEVLPQIVGKDFFMFFFRLHRWLTFDGDTQWIGKNAVAIATIACIILTIGGVIVYWSRIKSNFLKSFTFSFKHKKRAFLSTMHSAVGMWVVPFFLLMCFTGLYWSYDWYRSAMFTVMQVEQPKKATSPTQVVKSVEQKDNKVAKEENSENQPEILSYETAQKVADIFNQTVSRDYKNASLRLTASKDGFYAISYLYADATHFRESNSMEIDPNKSLVVKEAKFEDKKLNEQLMSSMLPLHSGEYFGWFGQLAYFVSSALMALFVITGYMLYFDRWKKKRAKALKEK from the coding sequence ATGCATAAGACAATTTGGTTTAAGATTCACTGGTTTTTTGGTTTTGTTTTTGGAATTTTACTTTTATTAGTAGGAGTTTCAGGAGCTATATTATCTTATGAAAAAGAGATTTTACAAGCAATAAACAAGGATACATATTTTGTAAATATACCACAAGATAAACAAATATTATCTACAAAAGAGATTTTGGAAAAATATCAATCACAAAATCCAGACTCAAAGATAAATAGTATCTCTTTTTCAAGTGATAAAAGCTCTAGTGTAGTTTTAAATATTGCTTCAAAAGATCTTAATAATAGAAGAGGCGAGAGTATATATTTAAATCCTTATACAGCAGAGGTTTTACCACAAATTGTAGGAAAAGATTTTTTTATGTTTTTCTTTAGACTTCATAGATGGCTAACATTTGATGGAGATACTCAGTGGATTGGAAAAAATGCTGTTGCAATTGCTACTATTGCTTGTATAATATTAACTATTGGCGGAGTTATAGTTTATTGGTCTAGAATTAAATCAAATTTTCTAAAAAGTTTTACTTTTAGTTTTAAGCATAAAAAAAGAGCATTTTTATCGACAATGCATAGTGCTGTTGGTATGTGGGTTGTTCCATTTTTTTTACTTATGTGTTTTACGGGGCTTTATTGGTCTTATGATTGGTATAGAAGTGCAATGTTTACTGTTATGCAAGTTGAACAGCCAAAAAAAGCTACATCACCTACTCAAGTAGTTAAATCTGTAGAGCAAAAAGATAATAAGGTTGCAAAAGAGGAAAACTCTGAAAATCAACCAGAAATATTATCTTATGAAACAGCTCAAAAAGTAGCAGATATTTTTAATCAAACTGTTTCAAGAGATTATAAAAATGCAAGCTTAAGATTAACTGCTTCGAAAGATGGATTCTATGCAATTTCATATTTGTATGCAGATGCAACACACTTTAGAGAGTCAAACTCTATGGAAATTGACCCAAATAAATCTTTAGTTGTAAAAGAAGCAAAATTTGAAGATAAAAAACTAAATGAACAACTTATGAGTAGTATGTTACCACTTCATAGTGGAGAATATTTTGGTTGGTTTGGTCAATTAGCATATTTTGTATCTTCTGCTCTTATGGCTTTATTTGTAATAACTGGATATATGTTATATTTTGATAGATGGAAGAAAAAAAGAGCAAAAGCTTTAAAAGAAAAATAA
- a CDS encoding DegT/DnrJ/EryC1/StrS family aminotransferase — MQIDFANLKIQHNLYKEEIEEAILKVARDCNFIMGSQIDELERNLEKFTGSKYAISCSSGTDALLLAMMALDIQPEDEIITTPFTFFATAETIAFLKAKPVFVDIDEKTYNIDPKKIEEKITSKTKAIIPVSLYGQPADMDEINQIAKKYNLKVIVDGAQSFGSTYQGISDSNLGDISCTSFFPAKPLGCYGDGGALFTNDEKLADKIKSLRLHGQSKRYHHQYIGMGGRLDTIQAAVLNVKLKYYPKDLKLRQDVASKYTQALNAKNIETPFVQKDRTSAWAQYSIRVQNRTELQTKLQNVGIPTAIHYPMPLHLQECFKYLNLKEGDFPISEKVSKEIMSLPMNPYVTDEEIEFIVGSLAKELKC; from the coding sequence ATGCAAATAGATTTTGCCAACTTAAAAATCCAACATAACCTATATAAAGAAGAGATAGAAGAAGCTATTTTAAAAGTAGCAAGAGATTGTAACTTTATAATGGGTTCTCAAATAGATGAACTTGAAAGAAACCTAGAGAAGTTTACAGGTTCTAAATACGCAATATCTTGCTCAAGTGGAACAGATGCTTTGCTTCTTGCTATGATGGCTTTAGATATACAACCAGAGGATGAAATAATTACTACTCCTTTTACATTCTTTGCAACAGCAGAAACAATAGCTTTCCTAAAAGCTAAACCAGTGTTCGTTGATATTGATGAAAAAACATATAATATAGACCCAAAAAAAATAGAAGAGAAAATTACTTCTAAAACTAAAGCTATTATTCCAGTATCTCTTTATGGACAACCAGCTGATATGGATGAAATAAACCAAATAGCAAAAAAATATAACCTTAAAGTAATAGTTGATGGAGCTCAAAGCTTTGGTTCTACTTACCAAGGTATAAGTGACTCAAACCTTGGTGATATATCTTGTACCTCTTTCTTTCCTGCTAAACCATTAGGTTGCTATGGTGATGGTGGAGCTTTGTTTACTAATGATGAAAAACTTGCAGATAAAATAAAATCTCTTAGACTTCATGGACAATCAAAAAGGTACCATCATCAATATATTGGTATGGGTGGAAGACTTGATACTATTCAAGCAGCAGTTCTTAACGTAAAATTAAAATATTATCCTAAAGATTTAAAATTAAGACAAGATGTAGCTTCTAAATATACACAAGCTTTAAATGCAAAAAATATAGAAACTCCATTTGTACAAAAAGATAGAACGTCAGCTTGGGCACAATACTCAATAAGAGTACAAAATAGAACTGAACTTCAAACAAAACTTCAAAATGTTGGTATTCCAACAGCAATACATTACCCAATGCCTCTACATTTACAAGAATGCTTTAAATACCTAAACCTAAAAGAAGGAGATTTTCCAATCTCAGAAAAAGTATCAAAAGAGATAATGAGCTTGCCAATGAATCCATATGTTACTGATGAAGAAATTGAGTTTATTGTTGGAAGTTTAGCAAAAGAGCTTAAATGTTAA
- a CDS encoding TonB-dependent receptor domain-containing protein, which yields MKIKMALSVASILVTQNLLLANETTKLDDVQVVTSASGYEQKITDAPASISVISQEDLQKKKYSNLAEAIEDVEGVDVRGGNGKTGGLNISIRGMGSENTLILIDGKRQNSAGSSTPNGFGETSNNFLPPLAAIERIEVIRGPMSTLYGSDAMGGVVNIITKKVSNEWTGSINVDQTLQESSQFGNSNNVNTYISGPIIKDLLGLSLRGNYYNREASDIKYGDGGIVSKRGNSPVEGTNYSIGSKFNLTPVDNHDFYLDLFSSKQRYNNDKSQLGTLDDPSLATKQASGYKDILRFEREQFTLGHTSRFDVGTLESSIMRNTTQTIGRTIPGNKIGNIFNPKMPNHIIGSNRELKSTDTVFDTKFITAELDKNILTFGGQYWDSQMKDGIATEEFEQKMWALFAEDEISVTDSVAFTLGGRYDHHDKFGGNFSPRAYAVYTVSNNWTVKGGMSQGYKAPKVNDLHDGINGAGGQGSTITVGSPDLKPEKSTNYETGIYYNADNGFLANATIFHNQYKDKIETDGNVIISGNSSIPDGTYSQKKNIGKAETQGLEVGTKIPFTDTLDLKANYTYMESEQKSGQNKGEPFADTPEHSLNATLNWQATSKLNTWIKGEYRSERKRFTENYSNLTAENKAIYEQVGNDIKAYELFHLGGSYKMNKDLTFSATIYNLFDKDFFKREQYTYGGATKYATSETNLEGRRLWLAMNLSF from the coding sequence ATGAAAATAAAAATGGCACTAAGTGTAGCTTCTATTTTAGTTACACAAAATCTACTTTTGGCAAATGAGACTACAAAACTTGATGATGTACAAGTTGTAACTTCTGCTTCTGGATATGAGCAAAAAATTACAGATGCACCTGCAAGTATCTCTGTTATAAGTCAAGAAGATTTACAAAAGAAAAAGTATTCTAATTTAGCTGAAGCTATTGAAGATGTTGAAGGTGTTGATGTAAGAGGTGGAAATGGAAAAACTGGTGGTTTAAATATTAGTATTAGAGGAATGGGTTCTGAAAATACTTTAATACTTATTGACGGTAAAAGACAAAATTCTGCTGGTAGCTCAACACCTAATGGTTTTGGAGAAACTTCAAATAATTTTTTGCCACCACTTGCTGCCATAGAAAGAATAGAGGTTATTAGAGGACCTATGAGTACTCTTTATGGAAGTGATGCTATGGGAGGAGTTGTAAATATTATTACAAAGAAAGTTTCAAATGAATGGACGGGTTCTATAAATGTGGATCAAACTTTGCAAGAAAGTTCTCAATTTGGAAATAGCAATAATGTAAATACATATATAAGTGGACCAATAATTAAAGATTTATTAGGATTGAGTTTAAGAGGTAATTATTATAACAGAGAAGCTTCAGATATAAAATATGGAGATGGTGGAATTGTTAGTAAGAGAGGTAATTCTCCTGTTGAAGGAACAAATTATTCTATTGGTTCTAAATTTAACTTAACACCAGTTGATAATCATGATTTTTATTTAGATCTTTTTAGCTCAAAACAAAGATATAACAATGATAAATCTCAATTAGGTACACTAGATGACCCTTCTTTAGCTACAAAACAAGCATCAGGTTATAAAGATATATTAAGATTTGAAAGAGAACAGTTTACTTTAGGACATACTTCAAGATTTGATGTTGGTACTTTAGAATCTAGTATTATGAGAAATACTACACAAACAATTGGAAGAACTATTCCTGGTAATAAAATAGGTAATATTTTTAATCCAAAAATGCCAAATCATATCATTGGGAGTAATAGAGAATTAAAATCTACTGATACGGTATTTGATACAAAATTCATTACAGCAGAATTAGATAAAAATATTTTAACTTTTGGTGGTCAATATTGGGATTCTCAAATGAAAGATGGAATTGCAACTGAAGAATTTGAGCAAAAGATGTGGGCTTTATTTGCAGAAGATGAAATATCTGTGACAGATTCAGTAGCATTTACTTTAGGAGGAAGATATGACCATCATGATAAATTTGGTGGTAATTTTAGCCCTAGAGCATATGCGGTTTATACAGTAAGTAATAATTGGACGGTAAAAGGTGGTATGAGTCAAGGGTATAAAGCACCAAAAGTAAATGATTTACATGACGGAATTAATGGAGCAGGAGGACAAGGTTCTACTATTACAGTTGGAAGTCCAGATTTAAAACCTGAAAAATCAACAAACTATGAAACTGGAATTTACTATAATGCAGATAATGGTTTTTTAGCAAATGCAACTATTTTTCATAATCAGTATAAAGATAAAATTGAAACAGATGGGAATGTTATTATTTCAGGAAATTCAAGTATTCCTGATGGTACTTATAGTCAAAAAAAGAATATAGGTAAAGCTGAAACGCAAGGTTTAGAAGTTGGAACAAAAATTCCATTTACAGATACTTTAGATTTAAAAGCAAACTATACATACATGGAAAGTGAACAAAAAAGTGGTCAGAATAAAGGGGAACCATTTGCTGATACACCTGAACACTCTTTAAATGCAACTTTAAATTGGCAAGCAACTAGTAAATTAAATACTTGGATAAAAGGTGAATATAGAAGTGAAAGAAAAAGATTTACAGAAAATTATTCTAATTTAACCGCTGAAAATAAAGCTATTTATGAACAAGTAGGAAATGATATAAAAGCCTATGAATTGTTCCATTTAGGTGGAAGTTATAAAATGAATAAAGATTTAACATTTAGTGCAACTATTTATAATTTGTTTGATAAAGATTTCTTCAAAAGAGAACAATATACTTATGGAGGAGCAACAAAATATGCTACTTCAGAAACAAATTTAGAAGGAAGAAGACTTTGGTTAGCAATGAATTTATCTTTCTAA
- a CDS encoding sensor histidine kinase, translated as MNKKRNIFLIILTFIVSTFFVIISTNYYINKKQKQLLNSIYESTNKNIFEKTQNLINDKQNTSLAIAISLSKDETLYAHLKNKDFKKLNYIKIAKLIETNSKYKNIWIQIFDSNLNSVYRSWTNIRGSLNFRPDLKKVEALKNISTSISAGLFNIGIKARVPIFDENNNFYGALEVVTHFDSITEDLLKNNISPIVIGDKSIRKNLTNPLLSKLFIDDYYIANGNVDINLYNYIKENGVEKYINIDNFIVENGYLISKYQLFDENGNKLAYIVNFMNLNNINLENIKHIKIQAILATFIALIIIFSAILIYYLRDIKYQNSKNKIILNSQPNIVIITNGKEIVDANKQLLKFFPSVKDLEDFKKTYICICNTFEDLEKDDYIINKDYNGKNWVEYIFENRDKNFKVAIKNSKDELRHFSVKSSSAKIDLSIIVTFIDVTNEILQIEKEKNEQKALFQQSKINAIENTLNSIAHHWRQPLSVISTIASGMKLKEEIKELNTKEILLSCDKIIFNTKKLSNTIENFSSFFGKDERVSSHSLVEIVNNVILFCETIFEENSIFCEFKHSEDFIINCNKSDFSDSILNIIDNSIYALVNNKNKEDRYILINFSNKILSIKDSANGVKDEIITKICEPYFTTKHQSFGVGLGLFTVNEFFIKNLNFEIEFKNEDFEYKNKKLKGLNININFN; from the coding sequence TTGAACAAAAAGAGAAATATATTTTTAATTATACTCACATTTATTGTTTCAACTTTTTTTGTAATAATATCAACAAATTATTATATAAATAAGAAACAAAAGCAGCTTCTAAACTCTATATATGAATCTACAAACAAAAATATCTTTGAAAAAACACAAAATCTAATAAATGATAAACAAAATACATCTTTGGCTATTGCAATATCTTTGTCAAAAGATGAAACCTTATATGCACATCTAAAAAATAAAGATTTTAAAAAACTAAATTATATTAAAATTGCAAAACTAATAGAGACAAATTCAAAATATAAAAATATCTGGATTCAAATTTTTGATAGTAATTTAAATAGTGTATATAGGTCATGGACAAATATACGGGGAAGTCTTAACTTTAGACCTGATTTAAAGAAAGTAGAAGCTTTAAAAAATATTTCAACTTCCATTAGTGCTGGACTTTTTAATATAGGTATAAAAGCAAGAGTTCCTATTTTTGACGAAAATAATAATTTTTATGGAGCATTAGAAGTTGTTACTCATTTTGATTCAATTACAGAAGATTTATTAAAAAACAATATCTCCCCTATTGTAATAGGAGATAAAAGTATTAGAAAAAATTTAACAAATCCTCTTTTATCAAAACTTTTTATAGATGATTACTATATTGCAAATGGAAATGTTGATATAAATCTATACAACTATATAAAAGAAAATGGTGTTGAAAAATATATAAATATAGATAATTTTATTGTTGAGAATGGTTATTTAATCTCAAAATATCAACTTTTTGATGAAAATGGAAATAAATTAGCATATATAGTAAATTTTATGAATTTAAATAATATAAATTTAGAGAATATAAAGCATATAAAAATTCAAGCTATTTTAGCAACATTTATAGCTCTTATTATAATATTTTCTGCTATTTTGATATATTATTTAAGAGATATAAAATATCAAAATAGTAAAAATAAAATTATTTTAAACTCTCAACCAAATATTGTAATAATAACAAACGGAAAAGAGATAGTAGATGCAAATAAACAACTATTAAAATTTTTTCCTTCAGTTAAAGACCTTGAAGATTTTAAGAAAACATATATTTGTATTTGTAATACTTTTGAAGATTTAGAAAAAGATGATTACATTATCAATAAAGATTATAATGGTAAAAATTGGGTTGAGTATATATTTGAAAATCGAGATAAAAACTTTAAAGTTGCTATAAAAAATTCAAAAGATGAACTAAGACACTTTAGTGTAAAGAGTTCTAGTGCAAAGATTGATTTATCTATTATTGTTACTTTTATTGATGTTACAAATGAAATTTTACAGATTGAAAAAGAGAAAAATGAACAAAAAGCTCTATTTCAACAATCAAAAATAAATGCCATAGAAAATACTCTAAATAGCATAGCCCATCACTGGAGACAACCTTTAAGTGTAATTAGCACAATAGCTAGTGGAATGAAGCTAAAAGAAGAGATAAAAGAGTTAAATACAAAAGAGATTTTACTATCTTGTGATAAAATTATTTTTAATACAAAAAAACTCTCAAATACAATAGAAAATTTCTCAAGCTTTTTTGGAAAAGATGAAAGAGTTTCAAGTCACTCTTTAGTTGAGATAGTAAACAATGTAATACTATTTTGTGAAACTATATTTGAAGAAAACTCTATTTTTTGTGAATTTAAGCATAGTGAAGATTTTATTATAAATTGTAACAAAAGTGATTTTTCTGATTCAATTTTAAATATTATTGATAACTCTATTTATGCATTAGTTAATAATAAAAATAAAGAAGATAGATATATTTTAATAAACTTCTCAAATAAAATTTTATCAATAAAAGATAGTGCAAATGGTGTTAAAGATGAGATTATAACAAAAATTTGTGAACCATATTTTACTACAAAACATCAATCTTTTGGTGTAGGATTAGGACTTTTTACAGTAAATGAATTTTTTATAAAAAATCTTAATTTTGAAATAGAGTTTAAAAATGAAGATTTTGAGTATAAAAATAAAAAACTCAAAGGTTTAAATATTAATATAAATTTTAATTAA
- a CDS encoding type II secretion system protein, with the protein MKRAFSLIEIIFVIVILGIIVSFAAPKLMDTKDSALVSTLKRDVNTAVNSIQSYYLLNQKIEDIKDAINIGDTNWDIEKLKMSDKNSCIKLEIKKTQNIVSIDVQVDSAKDSTICKKIRDSGLVSKVYEVY; encoded by the coding sequence ATGAAAAGGGCTTTTTCTCTAATAGAGATTATATTTGTAATTGTGATTTTAGGGATAATTGTCTCTTTTGCTGCTCCAAAATTGATGGATACAAAAGATAGTGCTTTGGTTTCAACTTTAAAAAGAGATGTCAATACAGCTGTAAATTCTATTCAAAGTTACTATTTATTAAATCAAAAAATTGAAGATATTAAAGATGCTATAAATATTGGTGATACAAATTGGGATATAGAAAAACTCAAAATGAGTGATAAAAACTCTTGTATAAAATTGGAAATTAAAAAAACTCAAAATATTGTCTCTATCGATGTTCAAGTAGATAGTGCAAAAGATAGTACTATTTGTAAAAAAATAAGAGATAGTGGCTTAGTTTCAAAGGTTTATGAAGTTTACTAA
- a CDS encoding Gfo/Idh/MocA family protein produces the protein MLNVALVGFGYWGPNIARNINNNPNLNLHTICDMIDENLEKAHKIYASSTNYEKDFNKVLEDETIDIVAVATQTSSHYYLIKQALLAFKNVYVEKPFTATLQEAQELEELAQKQNKIIHIDHIMIFHPAIKKIKEIISSGELGEVLFINSTRKSLGQFRKDVSSMWDLAVHDLSIIDYLMDGKNPTSIKASGEKFYNPKESITFVNLKYENFSVHLESNWLSPIKERNITIVGSKKMLVYEDLKLENKLTIYDKNVEVISGQNITDENYLVKTNEFGTYSPYIKPEDALYNSIEHFRTSIVNQNQSLSNPSQAIRIHKILEIADKNMNM, from the coding sequence ATGTTAAATGTTGCACTTGTAGGATTTGGTTATTGGGGACCAAATATTGCAAGAAATATAAATAATAATCCAAACCTAAATCTTCATACAATTTGCGATATGATAGATGAAAATCTGGAAAAAGCACACAAAATATATGCATCTTCAACAAATTATGAAAAAGATTTTAATAAAGTTTTAGAAGATGAAACTATAGATATAGTAGCTGTTGCTACACAAACAAGTAGTCACTATTATTTGATAAAACAAGCACTATTAGCTTTTAAAAATGTATATGTTGAAAAACCTTTTACTGCTACTTTACAAGAGGCACAAGAGCTTGAAGAGTTAGCACAAAAACAAAATAAAATTATACATATAGATCATATTATGATTTTTCATCCAGCAATAAAAAAAATAAAAGAGATAATTTCTAGTGGAGAATTAGGAGAAGTTTTATTTATAAATTCAACTAGAAAAAGTTTAGGACAATTTAGAAAAGATGTAAGCTCTATGTGGGATTTAGCAGTTCATGATTTGTCTATAATAGACTATTTAATGGATGGGAAAAATCCAACTAGTATAAAAGCAAGTGGTGAAAAATTTTATAATCCAAAAGAGAGTATTACATTTGTAAATCTAAAATATGAGAACTTTTCTGTACATCTTGAGTCAAATTGGTTAAGTCCAATAAAAGAGAGAAATATCACTATTGTTGGTTCTAAAAAAATGCTTGTTTATGAAGATTTAAAACTAGAGAATAAACTTACTATTTATGATAAAAATGTTGAAGTTATAAGTGGACAAAATATTACAGATGAAAACTATTTGGTAAAAACAAATGAATTTGGAACTTATTCACCTTATATAAAACCAGAAGATGCTTTATACAATAGTATAGAACATTTTAGAACTTCAATTGTAAATCAAAATCAATCTTTATCAAATCCATCTCAAGCAATTAGGATTCATAAGATTCTAGAAATTGCAGATAAAAATATGAATATGTAA